The genomic interval GACAAACGCTACTTCTCCATCAGTGAGGCAGCGCAACTCTGCGGTGTCAAGGCACACGTACTGCGTTACTGGGAACAAGAGTTTCCGCAATTACGCCCACTCAAAAGACGCGGTAATCGTCGCTACTATCAAAAACACGATCTCCTTCTGGCGCGCGCCATTCGCCAACTGCTCTACGGCGAGGGCTATACCATCCACGGCGCCCGCGACCGGCTGCAGGAACCACGCCCGCGGGAGACCGTCGCCACCCACCCCGACCAGCTCAGT from Acidithiobacillus caldus ATCC 51756 carries:
- a CDS encoding MerR family transcriptional regulator, with translation MAGPSSKVKAGKLEPLPDIPDKRYFSISEAAQLCGVKAHVLRYWEQEFPQLRPLKRRGNRRYYQKHDLLLARAIRQLLYGEGYTIHGARDRLQEPRPRETVATHPDQLSLGMEDLVTAGEETPWPQRLRFLRSEIGQLLRLCRGAIDGDGGSK